Proteins from a genomic interval of Equus quagga isolate Etosha38 chromosome 13, UCLA_HA_Equagga_1.0, whole genome shotgun sequence:
- the ZNF821 gene encoding zinc finger protein 821 isoform X2, whose translation MSRRKQTNPNKVHCDSEGDEEETTQDEVSSHTSEEDGGVVKVEKELENAEQPVGGNKVVEHEVTENLNSDPLLGLCQCPLCQLDCGSREQLIAHVYQHTAAVVSAKSYVCPVCGRALSSPGSLGRHLLIHSEDQRSNCAVCGTRFTSHATFNSEKLPEVLNMESLPPAHSEGPSSAEGKDIAFSPPVYPAGILLVCNNCAAYRKLLESQTPSVRKWALRRQNEPLEVRLQRLERERTAKKSRRDNETPEEREVRRMRDREAKRLQRMQETDEQRARRLQRDREAMRLKRANETPEKRQARLIREREAKRLKRRLEKMDMMLRAQFGQDPSAMAALAAEMNFFQLPVSGVELDSQLLGKMAFEEQNSSSLH comes from the exons GTGACAGTGAGGGTGATGAAGAGGAGACCACGCAAGATGAAGTCTCTTCCCACACATCAGAGGAAGATGGAGGGGTGGTCAAAGTGgaaaaagagttagaaaatgCAGAACAGCCTGTTGGTGGGAACAAAGTGGTAGAGCATGAG GTCACGGAGAATTTGAATTCTGACCCCTTACTTGGACTCTGCCAGTGTCCCCTGTGCCAGCTAGACTGTGGGAGTCGGGAGCAGCTGATTGCTCACGTGTACCAG CACACTGCAGCAGTGGTGAGCGCCAAGAGCTACGTGTGTCCTGTCTGTGGCCGGGCCCTTAGCTCTCCGGGGTCATTGGGTCGCCACCTCCTAATCCACTCTGAGGACCAGCGGTCTAACTGTGCTGTATGTGGAACCCGTTTCACCAGCCATGCCACATTTAACAG TGAGAAACTTCCTGAAGTACTTAATATGGAATCCCTACCCCCAGCTCACAGTGAGGGCCCCTCCAGTGCTGAGGGGAAGGACATTGCTTTTAGTCCTCCAGTGTACCCTGCTGGAATTCTGCTTGTGTGCAACAACTGTGCTGCCTACCGGAAGCTACTGGAATCCCAGACCCCCAGTGTACGCAAGTGGGCTCTTCGTCGACAGAATGAGCCTTTGGAAGTAAGGCTGCAGCGGCTGGAACGAGAGCGCACGGCCAAGAAGAGCCGGCGGGACAATGAGACCCCCGAGGAACGGGAGGTAAGACGCATGAGGGACCGCGAGGCCAAGCGCCTGCAGCGCATGCAGGAGACAGATGAGCAGCGGGCACGCAGGCTGCAGCGGGATCGGGAGGCCATGAGGCTGAAGCGGGCCAATGAAACCCCAGAGAAGCGGCAGGCCCGGCTCATCCGGGAGCGGGAGGCCAAGCGGCTCAAGAGGAGGCTGGAGAAAATGGACATGATGTTGCGAGCTCAGTTTGGCCAGGACCCTTCTGCCATGGCAGCCTTAGCAGCCGAAATGAACTTCTTCCAGCTACCGGTGAGTGGGGTAGAATTGGACAGCCAGCTCCTGGGCAAGATGGCCTTTGAAGAGCAGAATAGCAGCTCTCTACACTGA
- the ZNF821 gene encoding zinc finger protein 821 isoform X1: protein MSRRKQTNPNKVHWDQVFAGLEEQARQAMMKTDFPGDLGSQRQAIQQLRDQDSSSSDSEGDEEETTQDEVSSHTSEEDGGVVKVEKELENAEQPVGGNKVVEHEVTENLNSDPLLGLCQCPLCQLDCGSREQLIAHVYQHTAAVVSAKSYVCPVCGRALSSPGSLGRHLLIHSEDQRSNCAVCGTRFTSHATFNSEKLPEVLNMESLPPAHSEGPSSAEGKDIAFSPPVYPAGILLVCNNCAAYRKLLESQTPSVRKWALRRQNEPLEVRLQRLERERTAKKSRRDNETPEEREVRRMRDREAKRLQRMQETDEQRARRLQRDREAMRLKRANETPEKRQARLIREREAKRLKRRLEKMDMMLRAQFGQDPSAMAALAAEMNFFQLPVSGVELDSQLLGKMAFEEQNSSSLH from the exons GGGATCAAGTATTTGCTGGGCTAGAAGAGCAAGCCCGCCAGGCGATGATGAAAACTGATTTTCCTGGAGACCTTGGCAGTCAGCGACAAGCTATCCAACAACTAAGAGATCAGGACTCCAGTAGCA GTGACAGTGAGGGTGATGAAGAGGAGACCACGCAAGATGAAGTCTCTTCCCACACATCAGAGGAAGATGGAGGGGTGGTCAAAGTGgaaaaagagttagaaaatgCAGAACAGCCTGTTGGTGGGAACAAAGTGGTAGAGCATGAG GTCACGGAGAATTTGAATTCTGACCCCTTACTTGGACTCTGCCAGTGTCCCCTGTGCCAGCTAGACTGTGGGAGTCGGGAGCAGCTGATTGCTCACGTGTACCAG CACACTGCAGCAGTGGTGAGCGCCAAGAGCTACGTGTGTCCTGTCTGTGGCCGGGCCCTTAGCTCTCCGGGGTCATTGGGTCGCCACCTCCTAATCCACTCTGAGGACCAGCGGTCTAACTGTGCTGTATGTGGAACCCGTTTCACCAGCCATGCCACATTTAACAG TGAGAAACTTCCTGAAGTACTTAATATGGAATCCCTACCCCCAGCTCACAGTGAGGGCCCCTCCAGTGCTGAGGGGAAGGACATTGCTTTTAGTCCTCCAGTGTACCCTGCTGGAATTCTGCTTGTGTGCAACAACTGTGCTGCCTACCGGAAGCTACTGGAATCCCAGACCCCCAGTGTACGCAAGTGGGCTCTTCGTCGACAGAATGAGCCTTTGGAAGTAAGGCTGCAGCGGCTGGAACGAGAGCGCACGGCCAAGAAGAGCCGGCGGGACAATGAGACCCCCGAGGAACGGGAGGTAAGACGCATGAGGGACCGCGAGGCCAAGCGCCTGCAGCGCATGCAGGAGACAGATGAGCAGCGGGCACGCAGGCTGCAGCGGGATCGGGAGGCCATGAGGCTGAAGCGGGCCAATGAAACCCCAGAGAAGCGGCAGGCCCGGCTCATCCGGGAGCGGGAGGCCAAGCGGCTCAAGAGGAGGCTGGAGAAAATGGACATGATGTTGCGAGCTCAGTTTGGCCAGGACCCTTCTGCCATGGCAGCCTTAGCAGCCGAAATGAACTTCTTCCAGCTACCGGTGAGTGGGGTAGAATTGGACAGCCAGCTCCTGGGCAAGATGGCCTTTGAAGAGCAGAATAGCAGCTCTCTACACTGA